CGGATTGGTCGGGTTGGTGCGGCTCTTGGGATCCGCGTCCGCGATGAAGAGCGAGGTGCACAGCGGAATCTTGTTGATCGTGGCGGTGCGAGCGGCCTCCACACCATCGCGCAGGCCGTCGCCGTCCGTGTCCCACTTGTCCGGGTCCGTGCGCAGATTGCCGGTGTAGATGTTGCCATACTCCTCCGCGTCCGACAGACCGTCACAGTCGGTGTCGAGATCCTTGTTGGTCGGATTGAGGGGACCTGGGGGCGTCTCGAAGGGATCATCTGTCGGCTGCTCAGGGGGGCCGCCATCACCGGCATCGGGGTCGTCGGGATTGCCGGGGCCACCGTCAACCTGATCGGAGGGTCCCGCATCGGGATCATCCGTAATCGGCGGCTGAGGACAACCAGCGAGGAATGCGACCAGGGCGGCCGCGAGTAAACGGGAAGGGGCTCTCATAAACAGCCTCACGGGGAAGGGGGGGGCGAATCTGGGAACGGGGTTTTCTGTTGCCTAGTGGGTGATTGTGTAACCTGCCCTCCTGTTCCATACGCCGGCCCGCACGGAAACAGAAGAGTACGAAACTCCGCGCCCTGTTGTGCAGATGCGACGGAGGCGTTCACTCGTGAAGAGTGCAGAAGGGTCGAAGAATTTTTCCATCGTCCCAATCTGAGTCTCATCCCGGACAACCCGGGGAGAGGGGGGAGGGTCCATCCACTACCATTCTACCCCATTGCCAGCGAGCGCCGAGAGGTGGACGCCAGGACAGCGAGCGGCCCCGTTTCACCCACGACCTGAAGGCGGCTGCGGCCCGCGCCCTGCTTCACCACGCGTACTTGTACACCGATGCGCTCGGCGAGCCCCGACACGTGGGAGATGATGCCCACCTGCCTGCCCGTGGCCTGGAGCGCGTCGAGCGTGGCCAGGGCCACTTCCAGCGTCTCGGGGTCCAGCGTGCCGAAGCCCTCGTCGATGAAGAGCGTCTCCACCTGGGTCGTCTCCGAGGAGAGCGAGGCGAGGCCAAGGGCGAGCGCGAGCGAGACGAGGAAGCTCTCTCCGCCGGAGAGGCTGGAGACGGCGCGCACCTCGTCGCCCATGTCTCGATCCACCACCTGGAGGTCCAGGTCGTACCCAGGCACACGCATGAGGTGGTAGCGGGGCGCCAGTTGCTCCAGGTGTGCGTTGGCGTGGTGCAGGAGCGCATCCAAGGTGAGGCTCTGGGCGAACACCTTGAATTTCTTGCCGTCATGCGAGCCGATGAGTTCACTGAGCGTGCGCCACACGCCACTCTTGCGCTGCTGCTCCTCCAGGAGCCGGGCCTGCTCACCGTGGCGCCGCCGGGCGTCATCGTCGTGCTCGAGCCGGGCCCGGATGCGGGCGGCGGCGTCCACGCGGGCCTGGGTGTCCGCGGTGGCCCGCTCGAGCGCGGACGCGGCATCCTCCTCGGAAAGGGGGGGCCGCGCGGAGGACTCGTGCTCGAGGCGCTGGCGCTGGCGCTCCTCGACGAGCAGGAGGGACTTGTCGTGGGCCTGCCGCAGCAGGCCCAGCGCCCGCTCCTCGTCCGCGCACCAGGCGGGCCCCCGCGCGAGCAGGCCCCGAACGGTCTCCAGGGAGAGGCCACGCTCGGAGAGGAGCGCGCCCAGGGTGGCCTCGGCCCTGTCCCGGGCGGTGCTCGCCGTGTCCCGCGCCGCGAGCGCGGCCTCGCTCCGGGCGAGGGCCACCGCCACGGCCCGTGCCGCCCGCGCGGTGTCCTCGCGCCGGGACTCGAGAGCCTGGGCGGACACCTCCCGCTCCTGACGAAGGGCCGCGCGCACCTCGGTGGTGGCACGCCCGCCGAACAGCGCGCCCCGTGAGGCGCGCGCGCGCGCGAGGGCCTCTTCCCGCTCGGTCGCGGCCTGGGCACGGGCCGTGCTCTGTGTGTGCAGCAGCTCCACCGTGGCCTGCACCGGGCCCCGCTTCTCCGCCGCGCTCCGCGCCTCGGCCTCGGCCTGACGCAGCTCCTCGTCCTTCGCGTTCCACTCCTTCACGGCCTTCACGCAGCGCGCCTGGAAGGCCGCCGCGTCGGTGGACAGCTCCTTCTCCCAACGGGGCCAGCCCGTGAAGGCGACCGACAACGCGGCCAGCAGTTCCTCGCGGCCACGCGCCGCCTGCTCCACGTCCCGCTGGTACAGGGCCTCGGCATCGACGTTCTTGCGCCAGGCCTCGTCCGCCTGACGCCAGAGCTTCTCCGCCGCCTCCGCGCTCGTCCGCGCGGCCTCCCTCCGGGCCCGGGCCTCCTTCGCCGTCCGGGCCTGGGTCTCGGCCTGCTCCTCCTCGGCCCTCAACTGCTCGGAGTGGACGCGCACCTCGGCGAGCGCCTCCACCAGCCAGGCCTCGGCCTCCGGGGCCTCCACGGACTCGGGAGGAGGCGCTCCGTCGAGCTTCGCGCGCAAGAGGCTCCAGCGCTCGCGAGGCGGGGCGCTCCGCCGCGCCGCGGCCTCCCCTCGCTCCTCGGCCCGCGCCGCGCGCTGCTCCGCGCCCTGGGCCCGGGCGGTGGCGGCGGATTCCGTCCGCGTCACCTCCTGGAGCTCGTTCTCCAACGCCGCCACCCGGCTCCGCCCCTCCTCGAGGAGTCCCGCCAGGGGCCCTTCCTCGCGAGCGTAGGGGTGCTCCCTCGCGCCACACAGGGGACAGGGTTCGCCCTCGCGCAACTCCGCCCGGCGCGCGCTGAGCTCCAGCGCGTCCCGCGTCCGGTCGAACGCGCGCCGTGCCTCCTTCAGCGCCGGGTCGAGCCCGGTGCGCCGCGCCTTCGCGGCCTCCGCCTCGGCGGTCGCGGCGGCCTGCTCCTTCCGGGCCTCGTCCACCTCCCGGGTGGCCTCGCGCTCCGCCTGGGCCGCGTCCCGCGCTTCCTTCCGCGCGAGCTCCAGCTCCTTCAACACCTCCTGCCGGGCACCCAGCTCCTCGCGCCGCCGCCTCCGCGCCGCGTCGGCCTCCGAGCCCAACGCCGACTCCGCCCGCGCGGCCTCCTCCTCGGCCACACGCAATGCCTCGGACGACTCGCGACGCGCCGCCTCACCGCGCTCCGCCTGGAGACGAAGCGGCTCGGCCTCGGCGCGCGTGCGCGTGAGCAGCGCCTGGGCCGCGGCCTCCTGCCGGGCCTGTTGCTGATAGCGCTGGAGCTCCGTCTCCCACCGGGACCACTCCCGGGCCACGGGCTCCACGGGCACCCGCTTGTCCCGCCACGCCTGGATGTCCTCGAGCCGCTTGCGCGCGGTGGCTTCCTGGTCGCTCAGCACCGAGAGCTCGGCCCGGGCCCGCTGCTCGCTCGCGAGCGCCTCGTCCCGCGCGCGCGCCGCGTCCCGCGCCTGCTCCTCGGCGCGTTGGATCTCCCCATCCAGCGCCTCGGCCGCGTCCAGCTCCGGCCGCGCGGCCTCCTCCGCCTTCACCGCCGCGTCCCGCCGGGACTCCGCCTCGAGCCGTGCCGCCTCGGCCCCGCGCTCCACCTCGCGCGCCGCCGCCTCCTCGGAGCGCCGCGCGGTCAGCTCCGCGTCCCTCGCCGTCAGGGCCGCCGTGGCCTCGTCCAGCGCCGAGACCGGAGCGCGCAGCTCCTCCGCCGCGCGAACCCGCTCCCATTCGAGCCGCCGGGGCTCCGCGTCCGCGAGGGCCCGCCGTGCGCGCTCCCGTTCCGCTTCCGCCTCGCGCTCCCGGGCGACCAGCTCCGCCCACGTCCGATACCAGCGCACCGCGTGCTCCGCGCGGGACCGCACCACCTGGGCCTCCGCGCGCGCCGCCTCCTCGCGCGCCAGACCCTCCTCCTCCTGCCGGCGCGTCTCCTCGCTCATCAAGGAGATGGCCTCCACGCCCCGCGCCAGCTTCTCCAACGCCTCCTGCACCTGCCGGTGGCGCTGGTGCGCGGCGAGCGACAGGCGGCTGTACACCTCCGTGCCCGTCATGCGCTCGAGCAGCTCCGCGCGGTCCTTCTCCTTGGCGCGCAGGAAGGCGGCGAACTCGCCCTGGGCCAGCAGCGCCGAGCGCCGGAACTGCTCGAAGGACAGGCCGAGCTTCTCCTCGATGGCCTTGAGCACCTCGCCCTTCTTGGCACCGAAGCGCTGTCCGGAGGCCACCTCGGTGAGGCTCATCACGGGCTCCATGATGCGGCCATCCAGACGGTTGTGGGCCCGGCGCACGGACCAGTTCGCCACGTAGCGCTTCCCATCGCGTCCGAGGAACTCCACCTCGGCGAGGCCCTCGGCCGCGCCACGCCGCAACACGCTCCGCGCGTCGGTGTCCTTGACGCGCACCTTCTCATCCTCCCCGGCGCGTCCCACGAGCACCCCACCGCCCTGCTCCAGCCGGGGCGTGCAATCGAAGAGGGCCAGGCACATGGCGTCCAGCAGGGTGCTCTTGCCCGCGCCGGTGGCGCCGGTGATGGCGAACAGCCCCATGCGATCCAGCGGCGGCTTGTCCATCTCCAGGGCGAAGTCGCCCGCGAGGCTCGTCAGGTTGCGGCCCCGGATGACCAGGATCTTCATGACGCCTCCTCCTGCACCTGGGTGAGCAGCTCGTGGAAGGCCTCGAGCAGCGCGGGAGCGAGGGGCTCGGAGTAGTCCTGGGCGTAGCGGGCGCGGAACACGTCCTCGGGCGTGCGTTCCTTGAGCGAGGGCCCGGGCCGCGACTCCGCGAGCACCAGGCCCGTGCCGGTGTACTGGGGGGTGATCTTCACCAGCCGCGCGGCCTTGCCCTCCAGCGCGGCCTCCACCTGGCGGCGCAGGGCGGGCTCGGGCTTGGGCAGCTCCACGCATACCTCCAGATAGGGACGCTTCCACTCCACCATTCCGGCCTCGGCGGGGGGCAGGGCCTGGAGCGCCTTCACCACGGAGGCCAGGTCCATCGCGGGCGCGCCGCGCTCGGGCACCCGGAGGATCTCCGCCTGACGGGGCACGCGCACGGACTCCACGGAGGCGAGCCGCTCGCCCTCGAGTTCCACGAGCAGCACCTGATGCACGTAGCTCGCCTCGGACAGCGACAGGGGCAGGGGCGAGCCGCTGTAGCGCACCCCCTCGCGCCCGCCCACGCGCTGGGCCTTGTGCAGGTGCCCGAGCGCCACGTACGCCACGTCCTCGGGGAAGAGCTCCACCGGGAGCGCGTGCTGGTTGCCGCCGAGGATCCGCCGCTCGCTCAGCTCGCTCAGCTCGGTGCCCACCATGTAGCAATGGCCCATGGCCACGAGTGCCTGTCCGGGCTCGCGCCGCGCCCGCGCGCCATCGAGCACCTCGGCGTACACCGCGCGCACGCCCTCGATGAGCCGGTCGCCCACCTCTTCCGGGAGGAAGGGGAGATCCGCGGGCCGCAGGTAGGGCACCGCCGCCACCCACGCGCCGACCTGACCCCGGGCATCGTGCAGCGGCACCAGCAGCCGCTCCAGGCCCCGATCATCCCGGGAGCGCGTGAGACCGCCCACCACGCGCACGCCGAGCGCGGTGAGCAACGGGTCCGGCGCATCCAACCGCGCCGCCGAGTCGTGGTTGCCGCCGATGACGACGACGTCCAGCGTGGGGCAGCGCTGGCGGGCCTGGGCGACGAACTCGTACCAGGCGGCCTGGGCTTCGGCGCTGGGGTTGGAGGTGTCGAAGATGTCACCGGCCACGAGCAGCGCGTCCACCTCGCGCGCCGCCAGGGTGTCGAGCAACCACGCGAGGAAGGCCGCGTGCTCGGCCTCGCGCGAGGTGTCGTACAATGAGTGTCCCAGGTGCCAGTCCGACGTGTGCAGCAGGCGCATACCCCTCCAGGAGCGATGCGAGCGGGATGGGGGACCCCTTGCCTGCTCGCACGTTCAGGCAGCGCCAGTGTGCCCGTTGGCGCGCGTGGAGCCAAATATGGAGTTCCCCTCCCCCGTTCTCTCCCGCGCGGAGCAGGCGGGCAGGCGGCTTCGGGCGTGCGGTCCGGCGTCCGGGCGGGCATCATGACGCGCCGCCTCCCGCTCCCCGGGGGGCCGATGTGCCCCCGCCGACCGCGAGACACCCAATAATGAGGTACCTGGCCACCCTGTGGTTCTGGCTCGTCTTCCTGAGCACCGCCCCGTTCTGCACGGCGATCGGAGCGCTGATCTGGCTCGTCACCTGGCCCTTCGACCGGAACCGCAACGCGCTGCACGCCTTCGTGTGTGGCTGGTGCCACGTGCTCTACCTGTCGTGGCCGGGCTGGCGGGTGCGCATCGAGGGCCGCGAGCTGTTGCCTCCGGGGCCCTCGGTGCTCGTGGCCAACCACCAGTCCGCGTCGGACATCCTCGCGTCCATGGGGCTCAACCACCCGTTCAAGTTCGTCGCCAAGGAGGCGGTCTTCCGCACGCCGTGCGTCGGGTGGCTGATGCAGTTGATGGAGTACGTCCCGGTGAAGCGGGGCCATCCCCAGGCGATGGAGCGGATGCTGGAGGACTGCCGCGGGTGGCTGCGGCGGGGGGTGGCGGTGTTCATCTACCCGGAGGGCACCTACGCGCGCACGCGCGAGCCCCTGCCCTTCAAGCGCGGCGCCTTCCAACTGGCCATCGCGGAGCAGGTGCCCGTGGTGCCGGTGGTCATCGAGGGCACGACGGATGTCATCGCGGGGGATGGGCCGTTGATGGGGGCGAGCGCCCGGGTGCGGGTGCGCGTGCTGCCGCCGGTGCCGGCGCAGGCGCTCGGGGAGGATCCGGTGGAGCTGGCCGGACGCGTGCGCGACATGCACCTCGAGGCGCTGGGCCTGCGCGCGAAGCAGGGCGAGTCGCCCGAGCAGCGGGTGGCCTGAGCCCGGGGGCTCACAACGTGATGTGGCCCTCGAGGTAGAGCACCGCCTGACCACCGATGCCCACGCGCTCGCCGCGATCCTCGCACTGGAGCACGCCGCCGCGCGCGGAGAGCTGGTGGGCGAGCAACTGGCGCTTGCCCAGCACGCGTGCCCAGTAGGGCACCAGCGAGCAGTGCGCCGAGCCCGTCACCGGATCCTCCGGCACGCCCACGCGCGGCGCGAAGAAGCGCGAGACGAAGTCCGCCTCCGAGCCCCGCGCCGTCGGCACCACCGCGAAGTACTCCAGCGCGGCGAGCTTCGCCATGTCCGGCGCGAGCGCGCGCACCTGCTCCTCGGTGTCGAAGACGGCCACCAGGTCGC
The window above is part of the Cystobacter ferrugineus genome. Proteins encoded here:
- a CDS encoding AAA family ATPase yields the protein MKILVIRGRNLTSLAGDFALEMDKPPLDRMGLFAITGATGAGKSTLLDAMCLALFDCTPRLEQGGGVLVGRAGEDEKVRVKDTDARSVLRRGAAEGLAEVEFLGRDGKRYVANWSVRRAHNRLDGRIMEPVMSLTEVASGQRFGAKKGEVLKAIEEKLGLSFEQFRRSALLAQGEFAAFLRAKEKDRAELLERMTGTEVYSRLSLAAHQRHRQVQEALEKLARGVEAISLMSEETRRQEEEGLAREEAARAEAQVVRSRAEHAVRWYRTWAELVAREREAEAERERARRALADAEPRRLEWERVRAAEELRAPVSALDEATAALTARDAELTARRSEEAAAREVERGAEAARLEAESRRDAAVKAEEAARPELDAAEALDGEIQRAEEQARDAARARDEALASEQRARAELSVLSDQEATARKRLEDIQAWRDKRVPVEPVAREWSRWETELQRYQQQARQEAAAQALLTRTRAEAEPLRLQAERGEAARRESSEALRVAEEEAARAESALGSEADAARRRRREELGARQEVLKELELARKEARDAAQAEREATREVDEARKEQAAATAEAEAAKARRTGLDPALKEARRAFDRTRDALELSARRAELREGEPCPLCGAREHPYAREEGPLAGLLEEGRSRVAALENELQEVTRTESAATARAQGAEQRAARAEERGEAAARRSAPPRERWSLLRAKLDGAPPPESVEAPEAEAWLVEALAEVRVHSEQLRAEEEQAETQARTAKEARARREAARTSAEAAEKLWRQADEAWRKNVDAEALYQRDVEQAARGREELLAALSVAFTGWPRWEKELSTDAAAFQARCVKAVKEWNAKDEELRQAEAEARSAAEKRGPVQATVELLHTQSTARAQAATEREEALARARASRGALFGGRATTEVRAALRQEREVSAQALESRREDTARAARAVAVALARSEAALAARDTASTARDRAEATLGALLSERGLSLETVRGLLARGPAWCADEERALGLLRQAHDKSLLLVEERQRQRLEHESSARPPLSEEDAASALERATADTQARVDAAARIRARLEHDDDARRRHGEQARLLEEQQRKSGVWRTLSELIGSHDGKKFKVFAQSLTLDALLHHANAHLEQLAPRYHLMRVPGYDLDLQVVDRDMGDEVRAVSSLSGGESFLVSLALALGLASLSSETTQVETLFIDEGFGTLDPETLEVALATLDALQATGRQVGIISHVSGLAERIGVQVRVVKQGAGRSRLQVVGETGPLAVLASTSRRSLAMG
- a CDS encoding exonuclease SbcCD subunit D C-terminal domain-containing protein, whose product is MRLLHTSDWHLGHSLYDTSREAEHAAFLAWLLDTLAAREVDALLVAGDIFDTSNPSAEAQAAWYEFVAQARQRCPTLDVVVIGGNHDSAARLDAPDPLLTALGVRVVGGLTRSRDDRGLERLLVPLHDARGQVGAWVAAVPYLRPADLPFLPEEVGDRLIEGVRAVYAEVLDGARARREPGQALVAMGHCYMVGTELSELSERRILGGNQHALPVELFPEDVAYVALGHLHKAQRVGGREGVRYSGSPLPLSLSEASYVHQVLLVELEGERLASVESVRVPRQAEILRVPERGAPAMDLASVVKALQALPPAEAGMVEWKRPYLEVCVELPKPEPALRRQVEAALEGKAARLVKITPQYTGTGLVLAESRPGPSLKERTPEDVFRARYAQDYSEPLAPALLEAFHELLTQVQEEAS
- a CDS encoding lysophospholipid acyltransferase family protein; amino-acid sequence: MRYLATLWFWLVFLSTAPFCTAIGALIWLVTWPFDRNRNALHAFVCGWCHVLYLSWPGWRVRIEGRELLPPGPSVLVANHQSASDILASMGLNHPFKFVAKEAVFRTPCVGWLMQLMEYVPVKRGHPQAMERMLEDCRGWLRRGVAVFIYPEGTYARTREPLPFKRGAFQLAIAEQVPVVPVVIEGTTDVIAGDGPLMGASARVRVRVLPPVPAQALGEDPVELAGRVRDMHLEALGLRAKQGESPEQRVA